A stretch of DNA from Candidatus Methylomirabilota bacterium:
ATCACTCGAGCCGCCGCTCATCGTCGTGTCGGTGGGAAGGACGGCGCGGATGCACGAGAGGCTCAACGGGGCGCGGCGGTTCGGCGTGAGCATTCTCGACCGGGAACAGGAGCCGGTAAGCCGCCACTTCGCGGGCCAGGCCGTTCCGCATTTCTCGCCGGAGCTCGGGGTGCTCGCCGGGGTGCCCGTGCTCGCCCGCGCGGCGGTGGTCATTGCCGTGCGCGTCGAGCATCGCTACGCCTGCGGGGACCATACGCTGTTCGTCGGAAAGGTGGAAGAGCTCGCGGTGAACGAGGGGGCCGTTCCGCTCGTCTATCACAATGGTCGGTACCGCGCGCTCGAGGCGCTGTCCGCGACGCCGGACACGAGTCCGCAGTCGTACCCGTCATTCTTCTGAGACGAAAGGCACACCGTCGTGCAGCGTCGCGTCCACCCGTAGGCCGGCTCGCGGCCGACCCTCCCGGCACCCGCTTGACAGGCTTGGTGGCGTCTACCCCTGGGTCTCGGGCTGGCGCGTGGATTGCCACGCGATCATGCGCCAGTGCTCGCCGGCCTTCGCGTAGACGGCCAGGTAGCGGACGGTGAAGCGCTGCTCCTTGCCATCTCGCTCCACGTGCATCTCCGACACGCCGTTGACGACGCCGATGCCTCCGTGAACGCGCGCCTTTCGCTCGCGGGGCGCGATGCCGCGATAGTGCGGCTTGCCGGCGCGGAGGTTCGCGATGTGCTCGGTCTTCGACTCGAGCCGCGCGGTGGAGTGAACGTAGGTCAGGTCGTCGGCCAGCGCCGCGTCGAGCGCGGCCCAGTCACCGCGCCGCATCGCCTCGAAGCGGCGGTCGTCGGCTCGCAGGACGTCGGCTTCGACCACGGTCAGCTCAGTCGCTATTGTCGCCATGACACCCTCCTCTGCCCCCCAGGATTCGTTTCACGCGGGCTCCCGGGCGGCGCAACGTGGTGATCCTAGCATGCGACGCGCCGCTCGGGAT
This window harbors:
- a CDS encoding flavin reductase family protein — its product is MPTASARSGNRRARAVRAARTPAKTPGPRVVRQPPSRTFDERAFRSAVGRFATGVIVVTVGPRRDPRAMTANAFMSGSLEPPLIVVSVGRTARMHERLNGARRFGVSILDREQEPVSRHFAGQAVPHFSPELGVLAGVPVLARAAVVIAVRVEHRYACGDHTLFVGKVEELAVNEGAVPLVYHNGRYRALEALSATPDTSPQSYPSFF
- a CDS encoding nuclear transport factor 2 family protein is translated as MATIATELTVVEADVLRADDRRFEAMRRGDWAALDAALADDLTYVHSTARLESKTEHIANLRAGKPHYRGIAPRERKARVHGGIGVVNGVSEMHVERDGKEQRFTVRYLAVYAKAGEHWRMIAWQSTRQPETQG